The genomic DNA TCGGGCGACTCGGCTGCCGTGCTGCCGCCGTACAAGATCAGCGAGTACCATCTCGGCATCGTGCGCGACTACACGCACATGATCGGCAAGGCGCTCGGCGTGCGCGGGCTGATGAACGTGCAGTTCGCCATGAAGGACGACATCATCTACGTGCTCGAAGTGAATCCGCGCGCCTCGCGCACCGTGCCGTTCATCAGCAAGGCGACCGGCGTGCCGCTGACGCGCATCGCCGCGCAGGTCATGCTCGGCAAATCGCTGGCGGAACTCGGCTTCACCGTCGAGCCGAAGGTGGACGGTTTCTTCGTCAAGGAAGCGGTCCTGCCGTTCCGCAAGTTCCTCGGCGTCGATGCCGTGCTGGGCCCGGAGATGCGCAGCACTGGCGAGGTGATGGGGCATGCTTCTCACGTCGGGCACGCGTTCGCCAAGGCCGAAATGGCGGCGGGCGATCCGCTGCCGCTCTCCGGCACGGCGCTGCTGAGCGTCAACGACAACGACAAGGGCGCCATCGTGAAGATCGCGCGCGACCTGCAGCGGCTCGGCTTCAAGCTCGTAGCCACGCACGGTACCGCGCAGGTGCTGAAGGCGACCGGCGTGCCGTGCGAGCGGGTCAACAAGGTCAGCGAAGGCTCGCCGCACACTGCGGACGTCATTCGCGGCGGCCAGGTGCAGTTGATCATCAATACGCCGCTTGGTTCCAGCGCCATCAGCGACGGCGGCAACATCCGGCTCGCGGCGGTATCGACGGGCGTGCCGTTGCTGACCACACTGTCGGCGGCGCTGGCGGCGGTGCAGGGCATCCGCGCCATGCAGGAGAAGGCGTTGCAGTTCCGCAGCCTGCAGGCGCACTACGCGCATGCGAATGCGCGCGAAGCGAGGTGACATATGGAACCAGTTGCCGGGACGGAGATCATCTTCATGGTTGAAGAGGCAGAGGAAGGCGTCTTCGTTGCGCGCGCGCTCGGGTACTCGATCTTCACCGAGGCTGATACATGGGATGAATTAAAGGCGAGCGTGCAGGATGCGGTCGCATGTCATTTTGGCGCGGGCGTCGCTCCGATGGTCGGGATCATTCGCGCGTCGTGAGCGCAAACGGCGGGGGGGGGAATCGGTGACGAACTATCTTGAGCTTGAAGAGCGCTACCAGTCCGGCGTATACGCCAAGCGGCCGATCACGGTCGTGCGCGGCGCCGGCGCGCGCCTGTGGGACGACACGGGCAAAGCGTACATTGACTGCGTCGGCGGGCAGGGCAGCGCCAACCTCGGCCACTGTCATCCGGCCATCGTCAAGGCGATCACCACGCAGGCGCAGACGCTGATTACCGCGACCGAGATCTTCCACAACGATCAGCGCGCGCGCTTGCTGGAAAAGCTCGTCTCCGTCGCGCCGCCGGGCATGCAGCGCGTCTACCTCTGCAACTCCGGCACCGAGTCGATCGAGGCTGCGCTCAAGCTGTCGCGCTACGCCACCGGCCGCACTGGTTTCGTCGCGTTCATGCGCGGCTTTCACGGTCGCACCATGGGCGCACTCTCCGCGACCTACGAGCCGAAGTATCGCGAGCCGTTCCTGCCGCTAGTGCCGGACTTCGCGCATGTCCCGTACGACAACCTCGCCAAAGCCGACGCGGCGATTACCGACAAGACGGCGGGCGTCATCGTCGAGATCGTGCAGGGTGAGGGCGGTGTGCGGCCCGGCTCGGCCGAGTTCCTGCAAGGGTTGCAGCGACTGTGCCGCGAGCGCGGCGCGATGCTGATCCTCGATGAAGTGCAGACCGGCTTCTGCCGCACCGGCAAGATGTTCGCCTGCGAGCACTACGGGCTGGCGCCGGACTTCCTCTGCGTCGCGAAGTCGATCGCCGGCGGCCTGCCAATGGGCGCGACGCTGATCGGCCCGCGCGTGAAGCCGCTGGAGCCGATGCTGCACGGCTCCACGTTTGGCGGCAACCCACTGGTCTGCGCTGCGGCGTTTGCCGCGATTGACACGATGCAGACGGAGCACCTGGCCGAGCGCGCGACCGAGGTCGGCGCGTACTTCAAGGGACGGCTAGAGCGCATCGAGTCGCCGCTGATCCGTGAGGTGCGCGGTCTGGGCCTGATGCTTGGCGTCGAACTGAAGCAGAAGGTGACGCCGTACCTGCAGACGCTGATGCAGGAAGGCGTGCTGGCGCTGCCGGCCGGCCCCACCGTGCTGCGGCTGCTGCCGCCGCTCGTGATTGAACGGTCCGATGTGGACGCGGCGGCTGACATCATTGAGCGCGTGCTGTGCGAAGTGAAAGAATAGGCGTGGCGGGCTCAGGGATACGTCACCAAACGGAGATCCACGCCATCCGAGGGGAGGGGGCGACGATGTCACTCGACAAATTCAACATCATCGAATCGACGCTGCGCGAAGGGGAGCAGTTCGTCGGCGCGAACTTCACGACCGAGCAGAAAATCAAGATCGCGCATGCGCTGGACGGCCTGGGCGTCGAGTACATCGAACTGACCTCGCCGCTGGCCTCGCCGCAGTCGAATACCGACGCCAAGATCATCGCCGACCTCGGCCTCAAGGCGCGCATCCTGACGCACATCCGTTGCGCCAAGGAGGACGCCAAAGTCGCGCTCGATACGGGCGTCGACGGGCTTGACGTAGTGATCGGCACCTCCTCCTACCTGCGCGAGTTCAGCCACGGCAAGAGCATCGACGAGATTGTCGACCTGGCCGGCGACGTGCTGACGTACATCCGCTCGCAGGCCCCGAACATCGAACTGCGCTTCTCGACCGAGGACTCGTTCCGTTCGGAGATGCAGGACTTGTTCCGGGTCTATCTGGCGGTGGACAAGCTGGGTGTGGTCAATCGTCTCGGCATCGCCGACACGGTCGGCATCGCGACGCCGACGCAGGTTCACCGCATGGTCAGCACGCTGCGCAGCATGACCAAAGCCGACATCGAGTTCCACGGCCACAACGACTCCGGCTGCGCCATCGCTAACTCGTTCGCGGCCTTGGAAGGCGGCGCCACGCACATCGACACCAGCGTACTGGGCATCGGCGAGCGCAACGGCATCACGCCGCTCGGCGGGTTCATTGCGCGTATGTACACCACCAACCGCGCGCTGACCAAGCAGAAATACCGCCTCGACCGCCTGCGCCGGATCGACGAGATGGTCGGCGAGATGGTCGGCGTGGCGGTGCCGTTCAACAACTACGTGACCGGCGTCACGGCGTTCACGCACAAGGCCGGCATCCACGCCAAGGCGATCCTCAACAACCCGGAAACCTACGAAGCGCTCGACCCGCACGATTTCGGGCTGACGCGCTATATCAGCATCGCCCACAAGCTGACCGGTTGGAACGCCGTCAAAGACCGCGCCGAGCAACTCGGGCTGACGCTGACCGACGAGCAGGTCAAAGCGGTCACGGCGCACATCAAAGACCTGGCCGATCACAAGCCGATCGACCTGGAGGACGTGGACGAGCTGCTGCACCGGTGGGCGGAAAAGCAGTGAACAGTAAGCAGAGAGTAAACAGTGAACAGTGAACGGTAAACGGCCTGTTGAGACGAATGGAACCAAAGGGGGAGGCGATGAAAGGTTTGCCGCACGCGAATCGTTATAGCGACCTCATCGTGTATCAAAAGGTTCGAGGGCTACAACAGGAGATATTCGCACGAACGGAGGCTTTTCCAAAGGCTGAGCTGTATTCCTTGACAAGCCAGATACGACGATCATCTCGCTCAATCGGAGCGCAAATCGCGGAAGCTTGGGGCAAACGGCGCTACGAAAATCACTTCGTAAGCAAACTCACCGATGCGGACAGCGAACAATACGAGACGAGCCACTGGATTGCAGTGGCGCTGGATTGCGGTTACTGGGATAGCCAGTCTGCCGAGCAGCTACAGCGACAGTGTGAGGAGATTGGCCGTCTTGTGAACGGTATGATAGACAAAGCTTCTCTGTTCTGTGGGGCCGCCTCGGGCACGCTGCGTGAATCATCTGAAGCCTATTTCTCATCCGAAAATCTGTAGTCGCGCACCGCCCACTGTTCACTGTTTACTGTTCACTTTTCGCACGACCCCCTACCAGGAGGCCAGATTGCCCGCCACTTTCGTCGAAAAAGTCCTCGCCCGCACGTCCGGCCAGCGCGCCGTGGTCGTGGGGCAGATCGTGGACGCGTCGCCCGACGTGATCCTGTCGCACGACAACACGGCGGCGATCAGCAAGATCTTCCGCGCGTTGGGCCAGGCGCGGGTGCGCTACCCCGACCGCCACGCCATCACGCTCGACCACGCAGTGCCGGCGCCAAACACCCAGCACGCGACCAACCATGCCGACGTGCGCAAGTTCGTCGCGGAGCAGGGCATCACGAATTTCTTCGAGGCCGGGCGCGGCATCTGCCACCAGGTGTTGAGCGAGGAGGGCATCGCCCTGCCGGGCAGCCTCGTCATCGGCTCCGATTCGCACACGCCGCACTTCGGCTGGCTCGGCGCGTGCGGCGTCGGCGTCGGCCGCAGCGAGATGGCGGCGATCTGGGCGACCGGCGAGCTCTGGCTGCGCGTGCCGGAGAGCGTGCGCATCATCGTCGACGGCCGCTTGCCGTTCGGCGTGACCGCCAAAGATCTCGCTCTGCATATCATCGGCCGCTTCGGCGCGGACGGCGGCATCTACCAGTCGATCGAGTTCAGCGGCAGCGGCGTTATGTCGCTCACGCTCGACAGTCGCGGCGTCATCCCGAACATGATGGCCGAGTTCGGCGCCAAGAACGCCTACATCCCGCCCGACGACATACTGCTCGACTGGCTCGCACCGCGCTACGCCCGCCGGTTGGCGCTGCGCCACGGCTCCACGCCGTGGCGCGCTGAGCGCCCCGCGACTGGAGGCCGCGGGGCAGCGCGTGATGGGCGCGGGACGCCGGATGCGGCCGAGGTCGCGTCCCGCCGCGCCGAGATCGCCGCGCGCTGTGTCTTGCCCGATGCGGAGGCGTCGTACGTCGCGACACATCACATGGACGCAAACGTCATCGAGCCGCTGGTTGCCTGCCCACACACGGTGGACAACGTCAAGCCACTCTCGCAGGTGCGCGGCACACGGGTACAGCAGGCGTTCCTGGGGACCTGCACTAACGGGCGCGTGGAGGATCTAGCGGCGGCGGCCGAGGTCGTCAAGGGCAAGCACGTTGCGCCCGGCACGCGCCTGGTCGTCATTCCCGCCTCATCCGAGATCATGGTGGAGGCGCTGCGGCTCGGTTACGTGCAGACGCTGGTCGAGGCCGGCGCGATGATCGGCACGCCGGGCTGCGGCCCGTGCATGGGCAACCACTTCGGCGTGCCTGCGCCCAACGAGGTGACCATCAGCAGCGCCAACCGAAACTTCCGCGGGCGCATGGGCACCCGCGACTCCGAAATCTACCTGGCCAGCCCAGCGGTTGTTGCCGCTAGCGCCATCGCCGGCTGTATTGCCGATCCGCGCGAAGTGCGAAGCAATGACAGGGTGAGGGGATGACGGGATGACAAGATGACAAGATGACAAGATGGCAAGATGACAGGGTGCGGCCTTTAGGCGAATGAAATCTGACTACTGACCGCTGAAGACTGACGAATGGAGACTGCCGTGACATTCCGT from Chloroflexota bacterium includes the following:
- a CDS encoding four helix bundle protein; protein product: MKGLPHANRYSDLIVYQKVRGLQQEIFARTEAFPKAELYSLTSQIRRSSRSIGAQIAEAWGKRRYENHFVSKLTDADSEQYETSHWIAVALDCGYWDSQSAEQLQRQCEEIGRLVNGMIDKASLFCGAASGTLRESSEAYFSSENL
- the lysS gene encoding homocitrate synthase — translated: MSLDKFNIIESTLREGEQFVGANFTTEQKIKIAHALDGLGVEYIELTSPLASPQSNTDAKIIADLGLKARILTHIRCAKEDAKVALDTGVDGLDVVIGTSSYLREFSHGKSIDEIVDLAGDVLTYIRSQAPNIELRFSTEDSFRSEMQDLFRVYLAVDKLGVVNRLGIADTVGIATPTQVHRMVSTLRSMTKADIEFHGHNDSGCAIANSFAALEGGATHIDTSVLGIGERNGITPLGGFIARMYTTNRALTKQKYRLDRLRRIDEMVGEMVGVAVPFNNYVTGVTAFTHKAGIHAKAILNNPETYEALDPHDFGLTRYISIAHKLTGWNAVKDRAEQLGLTLTDEQVKAVTAHIKDLADHKPIDLEDVDELLHRWAEKQ
- a CDS encoding homoaconitate hydratase family protein, which translates into the protein MPATFVEKVLARTSGQRAVVVGQIVDASPDVILSHDNTAAISKIFRALGQARVRYPDRHAITLDHAVPAPNTQHATNHADVRKFVAEQGITNFFEAGRGICHQVLSEEGIALPGSLVIGSDSHTPHFGWLGACGVGVGRSEMAAIWATGELWLRVPESVRIIVDGRLPFGVTAKDLALHIIGRFGADGGIYQSIEFSGSGVMSLTLDSRGVIPNMMAEFGAKNAYIPPDDILLDWLAPRYARRLALRHGSTPWRAERPATGGRGAARDGRGTPDAAEVASRRAEIAARCVLPDAEASYVATHHMDANVIEPLVACPHTVDNVKPLSQVRGTRVQQAFLGTCTNGRVEDLAAAAEVVKGKHVAPGTRLVVIPASSEIMVEALRLGYVQTLVEAGAMIGTPGCGPCMGNHFGVPAPNEVTISSANRNFRGRMGTRDSEIYLASPAVVAASAIAGCIADPREVRSNDRVRG
- a CDS encoding 2-oxoisovalerate dehydrogenase gives rise to the protein MEPVAGTEIIFMVEEAEEGVFVARALGYSIFTEADTWDELKASVQDAVACHFGAGVAPMVGIIRAS
- a CDS encoding acetylornithine/succinylornithine family transaminase encodes the protein MRSHVILARASLRWSGSFARRERKRRGGESVTNYLELEERYQSGVYAKRPITVVRGAGARLWDDTGKAYIDCVGGQGSANLGHCHPAIVKAITTQAQTLITATEIFHNDQRARLLEKLVSVAPPGMQRVYLCNSGTESIEAALKLSRYATGRTGFVAFMRGFHGRTMGALSATYEPKYREPFLPLVPDFAHVPYDNLAKADAAITDKTAGVIVEIVQGEGGVRPGSAEFLQGLQRLCRERGAMLILDEVQTGFCRTGKMFACEHYGLAPDFLCVAKSIAGGLPMGATLIGPRVKPLEPMLHGSTFGGNPLVCAAAFAAIDTMQTEHLAERATEVGAYFKGRLERIESPLIREVRGLGLMLGVELKQKVTPYLQTLMQEGVLALPAGPTVLRLLPPLVIERSDVDAAADIIERVLCEVKE